The Watersipora subatra chromosome 1, tzWatSuba1.1, whole genome shotgun sequence genome has a window encoding:
- the LOC137385352 gene encoding uncharacterized protein, whose amino-acid sequence MPKRRVGKRKVKEVIVPEGDEGKQLTQRQRTAKLKALKEQINQEMQQHLEELDADCLATCRSIELAGKALLVQLTPEEASMPISEYRRKVLQLDDRRVSEVEGADISDILKNVENNWKQGTKRMVKGKKITGFATPAISRHTMWTATPQQTPLFDKRLLKVATGKPSGISLSGQAIENIDMTKLSKAKKKELSNLFTAALQKLK is encoded by the exons ATGCCCAAAAGGAGGGTTGGTAAACGCAAGGTTAAGGAGGTGATTGTGCCTGAAGGGGATGAAGGGAAACAGCTTACACAGAGACAACGTACAGCCAAGTTGAAAGCATTGAAAGAACAGATTAATCAGGAAA TGCAACAACACTTGGAAGAGCTGGATGCCGACTGTCTGGCCACGTGTAGGTCGATAGAGTTAGCCGGAAAAGCTCTCCTCGTTCAGCTGACTCCTGAGGAGGCTTCAATGCCCATCTCTGAATATCGAA GAAAGGTTTTACAACTTGATGATAGGAGAGTCTCTGAGGTCGAAGGTGCCGACATCAGTGACATCCTTAAGAATGTTGAAAATAATTGGAAGCAGGGTACGAAGCGCATGGTAAAGGG GAAGAAAATAACTGGCTTTGCTACACCAGCAATATCTAGGCATACAATGTGGACGGCCACTCCACAGCAGACTCCTCTGTTTGACAAAAGACTTCTTAAGGTTGCCACAGGCAAGCCTTCTGGAATATCTCTCAGTGGCCAG GCTATAGAGAATATTGACATGACAAAGCTCAGCAAAGCCAAGAAGAAAGAGTTGTCTAACCTTTTTACTGCAGCATTGCAAAAGCTCAAGTAA